A window of the Microvirga terrae genome harbors these coding sequences:
- the dusB gene encoding tRNA dihydrouridine synthase DusB yields the protein MEFDQKLGAKGFHIGPLRIDRAAILAPLSGVTDVAFRRIAKRLGAGLVVSEMVASDELVQGSEEAHLRAEGAGIEPHVVQLAGCEPRWMAEATRVAEGAGARIIDINMGCPAKRVIGGLAGSALMRDLDHAARLIEATVTAASVPVTVKMRLGWDQDTINAADLARRAESLGVKAVTVHGRTRQQFYKGRADWKAIAAIVDAVSIPVIANGDIGSFEDARNCLSASGATAVMVGRSAVGKPWLVGQIGAALQGVTIPDPSPEAMTEIAVEHYEGLLSLYGEKVGVRHARKHLAAYADVAAAAGFPIAANLRTALVTSEEPRTVLALLRSLYEHRGREAA from the coding sequence ATGGAATTTGATCAAAAATTAGGCGCAAAAGGTTTCCACATCGGTCCCCTCCGGATCGATCGGGCCGCCATTCTCGCACCTTTGTCGGGCGTCACGGATGTCGCTTTCCGGCGCATCGCCAAGCGCCTGGGGGCCGGGCTGGTCGTGTCGGAGATGGTGGCGTCGGACGAGCTGGTGCAGGGCTCGGAGGAGGCGCATCTGCGCGCGGAAGGTGCCGGGATCGAGCCGCACGTAGTCCAGCTGGCCGGCTGCGAGCCGCGCTGGATGGCGGAGGCCACCCGGGTGGCCGAGGGGGCAGGTGCGCGGATCATCGACATCAACATGGGCTGCCCGGCCAAGCGGGTGATCGGAGGCCTCGCGGGATCGGCCCTCATGCGGGATCTGGATCATGCCGCCCGGCTCATCGAGGCGACCGTGACGGCGGCGAGCGTTCCCGTGACCGTCAAGATGCGACTCGGCTGGGATCAGGACACGATCAACGCCGCCGACCTCGCCCGTCGGGCTGAGTCCCTGGGCGTGAAAGCCGTGACAGTGCACGGCCGGACGCGGCAGCAGTTCTACAAAGGGCGGGCCGACTGGAAGGCCATCGCGGCCATCGTCGATGCCGTGAGCATTCCTGTCATTGCCAATGGCGATATCGGGTCGTTCGAAGACGCCAGGAATTGCCTGTCGGCCTCGGGGGCCACGGCCGTGATGGTAGGGCGCTCCGCGGTCGGGAAGCCCTGGCTCGTCGGCCAGATCGGCGCCGCCCTCCAGGGCGTGACCATCCCCGATCCATCCCCTGAGGCAATGACGGAGATCGCCGTCGAGCATTACGAGGGGTTGCTGTCGCTCTATGGCGAGAAGGTCGGCGTTCGGCACGCCCGCAAGCACCTGGCTGCCTATGCCGACGTGGCTGCGGCCGCAGGCTTCCCCATCGCGGCGAACCTTCGCACAGCTCTAGTGACCTCCGAGGAGCCCCGGACCGTGCTCGCGCTGCTGCGCTCGCTCTATGAGCATCGGGGCCGGGAGGCGGCATGA
- a CDS encoding two-component system sensor histidine kinase NtrB — protein MTVMAINDLIMNALPIPVLTVGPEHRIVHANAAAESFFEMSLRMMLRQRLSDLLPFGSPVMALVEDVRQRGSSVSEHRVDIGSPRLGAERIVDVSASPLGDDADSVILMLQERTIADKMNRQLTHRGAARSITALGALLAHEIKNPLSGIRGAAQLLEQSASEDDRLLTRLICDETDRIVKLVERMELFGEERPVERGPVNIHGVLDHVKRLAQSGFARHIRFVENYDPSLPPVLGNRDQLIQVILNLVKNAAEAVGIDTPDGEIMLSTAFRTGVRLQVPGSQERVSLPIELSVIDNGPGIPPELMSDLFDPFVTTKVQGSGLGLALVAKIVGDHGGIVECEPAPRRTTFRILLPMHRAGDGRGSDL, from the coding sequence ATGACGGTGATGGCCATCAACGACCTCATCATGAACGCGCTCCCGATTCCGGTTCTGACCGTCGGGCCGGAGCACCGGATCGTCCATGCCAATGCCGCAGCTGAGTCCTTCTTCGAGATGAGCCTGCGCATGATGCTGCGCCAGAGGCTCAGCGACCTGCTGCCCTTCGGCTCGCCCGTTATGGCGCTGGTGGAGGATGTCCGCCAGCGGGGCTCCAGCGTCAGCGAGCACCGGGTCGATATCGGCAGTCCGCGCCTGGGAGCTGAACGCATCGTGGACGTCTCGGCCAGCCCACTCGGCGACGATGCCGACAGCGTCATCCTGATGCTCCAGGAAAGGACGATCGCCGACAAGATGAACCGCCAGCTGACCCACCGCGGCGCCGCGCGGTCGATCACGGCGCTGGGGGCCCTGCTGGCGCACGAGATCAAGAATCCGCTCTCCGGCATCCGGGGCGCGGCGCAGCTCCTCGAGCAATCGGCGAGCGAGGACGACCGCCTCCTGACGCGCCTGATCTGCGACGAGACCGACCGCATCGTGAAGCTCGTGGAGCGCATGGAGCTGTTCGGCGAGGAGAGGCCGGTCGAGCGTGGACCCGTGAATATCCACGGGGTGCTCGACCACGTGAAGCGCCTCGCGCAGTCGGGCTTCGCCCGGCACATCCGTTTCGTCGAGAATTACGACCCGTCCCTTCCGCCGGTGCTCGGCAACAGGGATCAGCTGATCCAGGTCATCCTGAACCTGGTGAAGAACGCCGCCGAGGCGGTCGGAATCGATACCCCGGACGGCGAGATCATGTTGTCGACAGCCTTCCGGACCGGTGTCCGGCTTCAGGTCCCCGGTTCCCAGGAGCGGGTCAGCCTGCCTATCGAACTGAGCGTCATCGACAATGGTCCCGGCATTCCCCCGGAGCTGATGAGCGACCTTTTCGATCCTTTCGTCACGACGAAGGTCCAGGGCAGCGGCCTTGGTCTCGCACTGGTGGCGAAGATCGTCGGGGATCACGGTGGCATCGTCGAATGCGAACCGGCACCCAGACGAACCACGTTCAGAATTCTCCTGCCTATGCACCGCGCCGGCGACGGCCGCGGGTCCGATTTGTGA
- the ntrC gene encoding nitrogen regulation protein NR(I): protein MPSGQILLADDDAAIRTVLNQALSRAGYEVRSTSNAATLWRWVSQGEGDLVITDVMMPDENAFDLLPRIKKMRPDLPIIVMSAQNTFMTAIKASERGAYEYLPKPFDLKELVAVVGRALSRPRNVPTGANPSPENEDIPLVGRSHAMQEIYRALARLMPTDLTVMITGESGTGKELVAKALHDYGKRRQGPFVAVNMAAIPRELIESELFGHEKGAFTGATARSTGRFEQAEGGTLFLDEIGDMPMEAQTRLLRVLQQGEYTTVGGRVPIKTNVRIVAATNKDLRVLIQQGLFREDLYFRLNVVPLRLPPLRERVEDIPDLARHFFMLIEKEGLARKQLDVEAMDRLKRYRWPGNVRELENLVRRLAALYPQDTITGAIIDAELDSQPLLPPQPAGKPSQTSQQSSEGLSEAVERHLNEYFSGFRDTLPPPGLYHRILREIEGPLIGAALAATRGNQIRAAELLGVNRNTLRKKVRDLELMVVRSNRG from the coding sequence ATGCCGAGCGGACAGATCCTTCTCGCCGATGACGATGCAGCCATCCGGACCGTCCTGAACCAGGCCCTCTCCCGGGCAGGGTACGAGGTTCGCTCCACCAGCAACGCCGCAACTCTCTGGCGGTGGGTATCCCAGGGGGAGGGCGATCTCGTCATCACGGACGTGATGATGCCCGACGAGAATGCCTTCGACCTTCTGCCCCGCATCAAGAAGATGCGGCCGGACTTGCCGATCATCGTCATGAGCGCTCAGAATACCTTCATGACGGCCATCAAGGCCTCCGAACGCGGAGCTTACGAGTACCTGCCGAAGCCCTTCGACCTCAAGGAGCTCGTGGCGGTGGTCGGCCGGGCACTGTCCCGGCCCCGGAACGTTCCCACCGGGGCGAACCCGTCGCCGGAGAACGAGGACATCCCGCTCGTCGGCCGCTCGCACGCGATGCAGGAGATCTACCGCGCTCTCGCCCGTCTGATGCCCACCGACCTGACGGTGATGATCACGGGCGAGTCGGGCACGGGTAAGGAACTCGTCGCGAAGGCGCTGCACGATTACGGCAAGCGCCGGCAGGGCCCGTTCGTGGCCGTGAACATGGCGGCCATTCCCCGCGAGTTGATCGAATCCGAGCTTTTCGGTCATGAGAAGGGCGCCTTCACCGGGGCCACCGCCCGCAGCACCGGACGCTTCGAGCAGGCCGAGGGCGGCACTCTGTTCCTCGACGAGATCGGCGACATGCCCATGGAGGCCCAGACGCGGCTCCTGCGGGTCCTTCAGCAGGGCGAATATACGACGGTCGGCGGCAGGGTGCCGATCAAGACCAATGTCCGGATCGTGGCTGCCACGAACAAGGACCTGCGCGTGCTGATCCAGCAGGGCCTGTTCCGGGAGGATCTCTATTTTCGCCTCAACGTGGTTCCCCTGCGCCTTCCGCCCCTGCGCGAGCGCGTCGAAGACATCCCGGATCTGGCGCGTCACTTCTTCATGCTGATCGAGAAGGAGGGGCTCGCCCGCAAGCAGCTCGACGTGGAGGCCATGGACCGGCTGAAGCGCTATCGTTGGCCGGGCAACGTCCGGGAACTCGAAAACCTCGTGCGGCGCCTGGCGGCCCTCTATCCTCAGGATACGATCACCGGTGCCATCATCGACGCGGAGCTCGATTCCCAGCCGTTGCTGCCGCCGCAGCCTGCCGGGAAGCCGTCCCAGACATCCCAGCAGAGTTCGGAGGGGCTGTCGGAGGCCGTGGAACGGCACCTGAACGAATATTTCTCCGGCTTCCGGGACACCCTTCCGCCGCCGGGCCTCTATCACCGCATCCTCCGCGAAATCGAAGGTCCCCTGATCGGAGCGGCCCTCGCAGCCACGCGAGGAAATCAGATCCGGGCGGCCGAACTTCTCGGAGTCAATCGCAACACCCTGCGCAAGAAGGTCAGGGATCTCGAGCTCATGGTGGTCCGATCCAATCGGGGCTGA
- a CDS encoding sensor histidine kinase NtrY-like has translation MEQHRSSETGHNWLIWVGYVAVPTALASALVTFLILAGATPIPPTNSIVQWVFILNGVLIALLLGIVAWQSQKLIRARIQGAAAAGLHVRIVGLFTLVAGVPAILIAGAASVSFERGLDSRLTSNIKDLMTNTVAIAYSYREIQCRTLARETQLLAADLSRAIAFYNTDRNFFRDFMSSRARFLGLPVAMVVEANGTVLERALGKPLPDLPEPTQADIEDANTQEALCLLPGTGNILRSVLKLNDGSGRTLYVAREVDRQAIEFPAVAENGVAFYAALDQRKAGLQFAFASMFTLIALIVLLSAVWFGLNFANRLVAPIRRLIHATDQVATGNFYVQVPVRRGEGDLGHLGETFNKMTSELRRQHDGLTAASDLMDRRRRFTEAVLAGVSAGVIGVNARGQITIVNPSTEALLGTSHKELLGQPITAVLPEVASLVEEMNQGRQRLMQQQIHIARKGRERTINVRVTSEQARGGLRDLVITLDDITDLVVAQRTSAWADVARRIAHEIKNPLTPIQLSAERIRRKYGKVITTDREVFDQCTDTIVRQVDDIKRMVDEFSSFARMPKPTIGDEDLTETIRQVVFMMKIAHPEIAFIDRVPAGSLIAPFDRRLVSQAVTNIVKNATEAIAAVPEDERGQGQISVLLDDTHPDYLILAITDNGKGFPVEGRQRLLEPYMTTREGGTGLGLPIVAKILEDHGGGMELADNPEGRGGQVRMWIPKTKHVASEEASAASSRNDSRRASQ, from the coding sequence ATGGAACAGCACCGTTCGTCTGAAACGGGCCATAACTGGCTGATCTGGGTCGGTTATGTCGCCGTGCCGACGGCCCTTGCGTCGGCGCTGGTCACGTTCCTGATCCTTGCCGGGGCGACGCCGATCCCTCCCACGAACAGCATCGTCCAATGGGTTTTCATCCTGAACGGAGTTCTCATTGCCCTGCTGCTCGGGATCGTTGCCTGGCAGTCGCAGAAGCTGATTCGGGCAAGAATCCAGGGCGCGGCGGCTGCAGGACTTCATGTTAGGATCGTCGGACTTTTTACCCTCGTGGCTGGGGTGCCGGCTATTCTCATCGCGGGCGCAGCGTCGGTGTCGTTCGAACGAGGGCTCGACTCGCGATTAACGAGCAACATCAAAGATTTGATGACGAACACGGTTGCGATTGCTTATTCGTACCGCGAGATCCAATGCCGGACCCTTGCCCGCGAAACACAATTATTGGCCGCGGATTTGAGCCGCGCCATTGCGTTCTATAATACCGACCGCAACTTTTTCCGCGATTTCATGAGCTCGCGCGCCCGCTTTCTTGGACTCCCTGTCGCAATGGTCGTCGAGGCTAACGGCACAGTTCTGGAGAGGGCCCTCGGTAAACCGCTTCCGGATCTTCCCGAGCCGACCCAGGCGGACATCGAGGACGCCAATACTCAAGAGGCTCTCTGCCTCCTCCCCGGGACCGGCAACATTCTGCGCTCGGTCCTCAAGCTGAACGACGGAAGCGGTCGAACTCTATACGTGGCCCGGGAGGTTGACCGCCAGGCGATCGAGTTCCCGGCGGTCGCCGAAAACGGCGTGGCCTTTTACGCGGCTCTCGACCAGAGAAAGGCCGGGCTTCAGTTCGCCTTCGCGTCCATGTTCACGCTGATTGCGCTGATCGTGCTGCTGTCCGCGGTCTGGTTCGGGCTCAACTTCGCCAACCGTCTCGTCGCTCCCATCCGGCGCCTCATCCATGCGACCGACCAAGTGGCGACCGGCAACTTCTACGTCCAGGTTCCTGTCCGCCGGGGCGAGGGCGATCTTGGCCATCTGGGCGAGACCTTCAACAAGATGACCTCCGAGTTGCGCCGCCAGCATGACGGGCTGACAGCCGCCAGTGACCTGATGGATCGCCGGCGGCGGTTCACGGAGGCGGTTCTCGCAGGCGTCTCCGCAGGCGTGATCGGCGTCAACGCCCGGGGCCAGATCACCATCGTCAATCCGTCGACGGAGGCGCTGCTCGGCACATCCCACAAGGAATTGCTCGGCCAGCCGATCACCGCGGTACTGCCGGAGGTCGCCTCCCTGGTCGAGGAGATGAACCAGGGGCGTCAGCGCCTGATGCAGCAGCAGATTCACATCGCCCGGAAGGGCAGGGAGCGCACCATCAACGTTCGCGTGACCAGCGAACAGGCGCGCGGAGGCCTGAGGGATCTCGTCATCACTCTCGACGACATCACGGATCTCGTGGTCGCGCAGCGCACCTCTGCCTGGGCCGACGTGGCGCGGCGCATCGCGCATGAGATCAAGAATCCCCTGACGCCCATCCAGCTCTCGGCGGAGCGCATCCGCCGCAAGTACGGCAAGGTGATCACGACGGACCGGGAAGTGTTCGATCAGTGCACGGATACCATCGTGCGGCAGGTCGACGACATCAAGCGGATGGTCGACGAATTCTCGTCCTTCGCCCGCATGCCGAAGCCCACCATCGGCGACGAGGACCTGACGGAGACGATCCGACAGGTGGTCTTCATGATGAAGATCGCCCATCCGGAGATCGCGTTCATCGATCGGGTTCCGGCCGGCTCCCTGATTGCTCCCTTCGACCGGAGGCTCGTGTCGCAAGCGGTGACGAATATCGTCAAGAATGCAACGGAAGCGATTGCGGCGGTGCCGGAGGATGAGCGAGGCCAGGGGCAGATCTCAGTGCTGCTCGACGACACCCACCCGGATTATCTGATCCTGGCGATCACGGACAACGGCAAGGGGTTTCCCGTGGAAGGCCGCCAGCGCCTTCTCGAGCCCTACATGACGACGCGCGAGGGCGGAACCGGACTGGGGCTGCCGATCGTTGCCAAGATTCTGGAAGACCATGGAGGTGGCATGGAACTGGCCGACAATCCCGAGGGCAGGGGCGGGCAGGTTCGCATGTGGATCCCCAAGACGAAGCATGTTGCATCAGAAGAGGCATCGGCCGCTTCCAGCCGAAATGACTCTCGCAGGGCAAGCCAATGA